A single window of Ictalurus furcatus strain D&B chromosome 3, Billie_1.0, whole genome shotgun sequence DNA harbors:
- the LOC128605571 gene encoding exocyst complex component 3-like protein 4 isoform X1, with protein sequence MEVQLEISSIIYVHRMAESKNAAEKSSSGSVTMRSLIRAFSFKTRIENEDGAADGTTSNTKLPSPDTQKSPTTEDGFRLTNWRRSFRRQSIREIFKSVSVHGATSSSVMEKETTNNCDFTHNILPPPLSVMEISNLIQMAALKEAYLNILSLQKEVQCEQEALGEGASPVKLAHKEKDLNLLYNNLREKLTEIVHQSCAQPSCNKELLVQVAGIIQDKEKREGDVEGLGGWREVWRIAIQQGVKETLGKIHLNSHEQNVSCIGVHLELLGKKIVELLEMVKAEILNLYPPSFEVFETYASSCHEFVGEHLKLLLGKITELNDYNAMLDFVINRYHSEMILSSPSLQPEMKEQKFLTLSGDLLGQIKEAYCDCLQETLHASLGNVIIAEQDEVWKKKVTPKRTKDGLFLTSDIYTDVCEMVNKYSENCAKIDENLEMMAVCKCMEALKHFPKRFEEGFLKQSHSLLGSDLLDCCLWAEYHVAYINSFSSLKEHMEGYRKKCPGQVEELVIEVDGLIDCLRQALLEQFRVEIEPYLGGLMTKNWLNTDADFNELFNRIETYSGYSKSMRRPAAQSFANDVHYHVVKVYISELLKNKYSCKGKKNEDAAAKIDEQWTELKNLFCEMGSTLDWLHPLGYQVSKIIEQQNEKDIKNVLTPLVENYPDISKKQLSAILYFRDSSLKFERSPAIQCFTELKRKIDNGKAENTGNRTFFSDIK encoded by the exons ATGGAAGTTCAGTTGGAAATCTCATCTATAATATATGTTCACAGAATGGCAGAAAGCAAAAATGCTGCTGAAAAGAGCTCAAGTGGATCAGTGACTATGAGGTCCTTGATACGCGCCTTCTCGTTCAAAACAAGAATAGAAAATGAAGATGGCGCAGCAGATGGCACTACCTCTAATACCAAGCTTCCTTCTCCTGACACACAAA aGTCACCTACAACAGAAGATGGCTTTAGATTGACAAATTGGAGAAGAAGTTTCAGGCGACAATCTATCCGGGAAATATTTAAATCTGTCTCAGTACATGGTGCCACATCCAGCTCTGTAATGGAGAAAGAGACCACTAATAACTGTGACTTCACCCATAATATTCTGCCACCACCGTTGTCAG TAATGGAGATTAGCAATCTCATTCAAATGGCTGCCCTGAAAGAGGCCTATCTGAATATACTCTCTCTGCAGAAGGAGGTTCAATGTGAGCAGGAAGCTCTGGGTGAAGGAGCTTCCCCAGTGAAACTGGCCCATAAAGAGAAAGACCTGAATCTGCTTTACAACAACCTGAGGGAAAAATTGACTGAAATTGTCCATCAATCCTGTGCCCAGCCTTCTTGTAACAAAGAGCTACTAGTACAGGTGGCTGGTATCATTCAGGAtaaggaaaagagagaaggagatgtGGAGGGGTTGGGGGGATGGAGAGAAGTTTGGAGGATTGCAATACAGCAAGGGGTGAAAGAGACTCTTGGGAAGATTCACCTGAATAGCCATGAGCAAAATGTTTCCTGTATAGGAGTACACTTGGAGCTTTTGGGTAAAAAGATTGTGGAGCTGCTGGAGATGGTAAAAGCAGAGATTTTGAATTTGTATCCACCGAGTTTCGAAGTGTTCGAAACCTATGCTTCATCTTGTCATGAATTTGTAGGTGAACACCTAAAATTACTTCTGGGAAAGATCACAGAACTGAACGATTATAATGCCATGCTGGATTTTGTTATCAACCGCTATCATAG TGAGATGATTCTGAGTAGTCCCTCTTTGCAGCCAGAGATGAAAGAGCAGAAGTTTCTCACACTATCTGGTGACTTGCTAGGCCAGATTAAGGAAGCATACTGTGACTGTCTACAA gaGACTCTACATGCCTCACTGGGCAATGTCATTATTGCTGAACAGGATGAAGTATGGAAGAAGAAAGTAACACCCAAAAGAACAAAAGATGGACTATTCCTCACCTCTGACATTTATACAGATGTCTGTGAA ATGGTCAACAAATATTCTGAGAATTGTGCAAAGATTGATGAGAATCTGGAAATGATGGCTGTATGCAAATGTATGGAGGCTCTGAAACACTTTCCCAAAAG ATTTGAAGAGGGGTTTTTAAAGCAGAGCCACTCCTTGTTGGGGTCAGACTTACTGGACTGTTGCCTGTGGGCTGAATATCATGTTGCCTATATCAACAGCTTTAGCTCTCTCAA AGAGCACATGGAGGGCTATAGAAAGAAGTGCCCAGGGCAGGTGGAAGAACTTGTGATAGAGGTGGATGGACTCATTGACTGTCTGAGACAAGCTCTGCTGGAGCAATTTAGAGTTGAAATTGAG CCTTACCTGGGTGGTCTAATGACCAAGAATTGGCTCAACACAGATGCTGATTTCAATGAACTGTTTAACAGAATAGAGACTTACTCTGGATACAGCAAATCCATGAGACGTCCAGCTGCACAA TCTTTTGCCAATGATGTGCATTACCATGTAGTGAAAGTGTACATATCTGAATTACTCAAGAATAAGTACTCCTGCAAAGGCAAGAAGAATGAGGATGCCGCTGCTAAAATAGATGAGCAGTGGACTGAGCTTAAGAACCTGTTCTGTGAAATG GGATCAACCTTAGACTGGCTTCACCCACTAGGATATCAAGTTAGTAAAATCATTGAACAGCAAAATGAGAAAGATATAAAGAACGTCTTAACGCCATTGGTTGAAAATTACCCAGACATAAG TAAAAAGCAACTCTCAGCTATTCTATACTTCAGAGACAGTAGTTTAAAGTTTGAGAGGTCACCGGCCATTCAGTGTTTCACGGAGCTTAAGCGGAAGATAGATAACGGGAAAGCAGAAAATACTGGAAATCGCACCTTCTTCAGTGACATCAAG TGA
- the LOC128605571 gene encoding exocyst complex component 3-like protein 4 isoform X2, whose product MAESKNAAEKSSSGSVTMRSLIRAFSFKTRIENEDGAADGTTSNTKLPSPDTQKSPTTEDGFRLTNWRRSFRRQSIREIFKSVSVHGATSSSVMEKETTNNCDFTHNILPPPLSVMEISNLIQMAALKEAYLNILSLQKEVQCEQEALGEGASPVKLAHKEKDLNLLYNNLREKLTEIVHQSCAQPSCNKELLVQVAGIIQDKEKREGDVEGLGGWREVWRIAIQQGVKETLGKIHLNSHEQNVSCIGVHLELLGKKIVELLEMVKAEILNLYPPSFEVFETYASSCHEFVGEHLKLLLGKITELNDYNAMLDFVINRYHSEMILSSPSLQPEMKEQKFLTLSGDLLGQIKEAYCDCLQETLHASLGNVIIAEQDEVWKKKVTPKRTKDGLFLTSDIYTDVCEMVNKYSENCAKIDENLEMMAVCKCMEALKHFPKRFEEGFLKQSHSLLGSDLLDCCLWAEYHVAYINSFSSLKEHMEGYRKKCPGQVEELVIEVDGLIDCLRQALLEQFRVEIEPYLGGLMTKNWLNTDADFNELFNRIETYSGYSKSMRRPAAQSFANDVHYHVVKVYISELLKNKYSCKGKKNEDAAAKIDEQWTELKNLFCEMGSTLDWLHPLGYQVSKIIEQQNEKDIKNVLTPLVENYPDISKKQLSAILYFRDSSLKFERSPAIQCFTELKRKIDNGKAENTGNRTFFSDIK is encoded by the exons ATGGCAGAAAGCAAAAATGCTGCTGAAAAGAGCTCAAGTGGATCAGTGACTATGAGGTCCTTGATACGCGCCTTCTCGTTCAAAACAAGAATAGAAAATGAAGATGGCGCAGCAGATGGCACTACCTCTAATACCAAGCTTCCTTCTCCTGACACACAAA aGTCACCTACAACAGAAGATGGCTTTAGATTGACAAATTGGAGAAGAAGTTTCAGGCGACAATCTATCCGGGAAATATTTAAATCTGTCTCAGTACATGGTGCCACATCCAGCTCTGTAATGGAGAAAGAGACCACTAATAACTGTGACTTCACCCATAATATTCTGCCACCACCGTTGTCAG TAATGGAGATTAGCAATCTCATTCAAATGGCTGCCCTGAAAGAGGCCTATCTGAATATACTCTCTCTGCAGAAGGAGGTTCAATGTGAGCAGGAAGCTCTGGGTGAAGGAGCTTCCCCAGTGAAACTGGCCCATAAAGAGAAAGACCTGAATCTGCTTTACAACAACCTGAGGGAAAAATTGACTGAAATTGTCCATCAATCCTGTGCCCAGCCTTCTTGTAACAAAGAGCTACTAGTACAGGTGGCTGGTATCATTCAGGAtaaggaaaagagagaaggagatgtGGAGGGGTTGGGGGGATGGAGAGAAGTTTGGAGGATTGCAATACAGCAAGGGGTGAAAGAGACTCTTGGGAAGATTCACCTGAATAGCCATGAGCAAAATGTTTCCTGTATAGGAGTACACTTGGAGCTTTTGGGTAAAAAGATTGTGGAGCTGCTGGAGATGGTAAAAGCAGAGATTTTGAATTTGTATCCACCGAGTTTCGAAGTGTTCGAAACCTATGCTTCATCTTGTCATGAATTTGTAGGTGAACACCTAAAATTACTTCTGGGAAAGATCACAGAACTGAACGATTATAATGCCATGCTGGATTTTGTTATCAACCGCTATCATAG TGAGATGATTCTGAGTAGTCCCTCTTTGCAGCCAGAGATGAAAGAGCAGAAGTTTCTCACACTATCTGGTGACTTGCTAGGCCAGATTAAGGAAGCATACTGTGACTGTCTACAA gaGACTCTACATGCCTCACTGGGCAATGTCATTATTGCTGAACAGGATGAAGTATGGAAGAAGAAAGTAACACCCAAAAGAACAAAAGATGGACTATTCCTCACCTCTGACATTTATACAGATGTCTGTGAA ATGGTCAACAAATATTCTGAGAATTGTGCAAAGATTGATGAGAATCTGGAAATGATGGCTGTATGCAAATGTATGGAGGCTCTGAAACACTTTCCCAAAAG ATTTGAAGAGGGGTTTTTAAAGCAGAGCCACTCCTTGTTGGGGTCAGACTTACTGGACTGTTGCCTGTGGGCTGAATATCATGTTGCCTATATCAACAGCTTTAGCTCTCTCAA AGAGCACATGGAGGGCTATAGAAAGAAGTGCCCAGGGCAGGTGGAAGAACTTGTGATAGAGGTGGATGGACTCATTGACTGTCTGAGACAAGCTCTGCTGGAGCAATTTAGAGTTGAAATTGAG CCTTACCTGGGTGGTCTAATGACCAAGAATTGGCTCAACACAGATGCTGATTTCAATGAACTGTTTAACAGAATAGAGACTTACTCTGGATACAGCAAATCCATGAGACGTCCAGCTGCACAA TCTTTTGCCAATGATGTGCATTACCATGTAGTGAAAGTGTACATATCTGAATTACTCAAGAATAAGTACTCCTGCAAAGGCAAGAAGAATGAGGATGCCGCTGCTAAAATAGATGAGCAGTGGACTGAGCTTAAGAACCTGTTCTGTGAAATG GGATCAACCTTAGACTGGCTTCACCCACTAGGATATCAAGTTAGTAAAATCATTGAACAGCAAAATGAGAAAGATATAAAGAACGTCTTAACGCCATTGGTTGAAAATTACCCAGACATAAG TAAAAAGCAACTCTCAGCTATTCTATACTTCAGAGACAGTAGTTTAAAGTTTGAGAGGTCACCGGCCATTCAGTGTTTCACGGAGCTTAAGCGGAAGATAGATAACGGGAAAGCAGAAAATACTGGAAATCGCACCTTCTTCAGTGACATCAAG TGA